One stretch of Meriones unguiculatus strain TT.TT164.6M chromosome 7, Bangor_MerUng_6.1, whole genome shotgun sequence DNA includes these proteins:
- the Nfkbia gene encoding NF-kappa-B inhibitor alpha: MFQPAGHGQDWAMEGPRDGLKKERLVDDRHDSGLDSMKDEEYEQMVKELREIRLQPQEAPAAAEPWKQQLTEDGDSFLHLAIIHEEKTLTLEVIRQVKGDLAFLNFQNNLQQSPLHLAVITNQPGIAEALLEAGCDPELRDFRGNTPLHLACEQGCLASVGVLTQTCTPQHLSSILQATNYNGHTCLHLASIHGYLGIVEHLVSLGADVNAQEPCNGRTALHLAVDLQNPDLVSLLLKCGADVNRVTYQGYSPYQLTWGRPSTRIQQQLGRLTLENLQLLPESEDEESYDTESEFTEDELPYDDCVFGGQRLTL, from the exons ATGTTTCAGCCAGCCGGCCACGGCCAGGACTGGGCCATGGAGGGCCCGCGGGACGGCCTGAAGAAGGAGAGGCTGGTGGACGACCGCCACGACAGCGGCCTGGACTCCATGAAGGACGAGGAGTACGAGCAGATGGTGAAGGAGCTGCGCGAGATCCGCCTGCAGCCGCAGGAGGCGCCTGCGGCCGCCGAGCCCTGGAAGCAGCAGCTCACGGAGGACGGAGACTC GTTCCTGCACTTGGCCATCATCCACGAAGAGAAGACCCTGACCCTGGAAGTGATTCGTCAGGTGAAGGGAGACCTGGCCTTCCTCAACTTCCAGAACAACCTGCAGCAG AGTCCACTGCACTTGGCCGTGATCACCAACCAGCCAGGAATTGCTGAGGCACTTCTGGAAGCTGGCTGTGATCCTGAGCTCCGAGACTTTCGAGGAAATACCCCTCTCCATCTTGCCTGTGAgcagggctgcctggccagcGTGGGAGTCCTCACGCAGACCTGCACACCCCAGCATCTCAGCTCCATCCTGCAGGCCACCAACTACAATG GCCACACGTGTCTGCACCTGGCCTCGATCCACGGCTACCTGGGCATCGTGGAGCATTTGGTGTCACTGGGTGCTGATGTCAATGCTCAG GAGCCCTGCAATGGTCGAACGGCCCTCCATCTCGCAGTGGACCTGCAGAACCCCGACCTTGTCTCGCTCCTGCTGAAGTGTGGGGCTGACGTCAATAGAGTCACTTACCAAGGCTACTCTCCGTACCAGCTTACTTGGGGCCGGCCGAGTACCCGGATACAGCAGCAGCTGGGCAGGCTGACCCTGGAGAATCTTCAGCTGCTGCCGGAGAGCGAGGATGAGGAGAGCTATGACACAGAGTCGGAATTCACGGAGGATGAG CTGCCCTACGATGACTGTGTGTTTGGAGGCCAGCGTCTGACATTATGA